A stretch of Gadus chalcogrammus isolate NIFS_2021 chromosome 9, NIFS_Gcha_1.0, whole genome shotgun sequence DNA encodes these proteins:
- the LOC130389237 gene encoding gamma-tubulin complex component 6-like → MNKYNRLFSFLLQLKHMVWSLRDVWFHLKRTALVKGAGHSVQFRQLQLYRHEMQHFVKVIQGYIANQILQVSWSEFTAKLATAGDLDAIHRMHADYLNRAIFRGLLTEKAAPVMNIIHSIFSLILKFRAQLIAQPWSSHQGETVHPSFIAMQQSYNTFKYYSHFLFKVVTKLVNRGYQPHLEDFLLRINFNNYYKET, encoded by the exons ATGAACAAGTACAACCGGCTGTTCTCCTTCCTGCTGCAGCTCAAGCACATGGTGTGGTCGCTCCGAGACGTCTGGTTCCACCTCAAGAGAACCG CGCTGGTTAAGGGGGCGGGACACTCGGTGCAGTTCCGCCAGCTGCAGCTCTACCGCCACGAGATGCAGCACTTTGTGAAGGTGATCCAGGGCTACATCGCCAACCAGATCCTGCAGGTGTCCTGGAGCGAGTTCACGGCCAAGCTGGCCACCGCCGGAGACCTGGACGCCATCCACCGCATGCACGCCGACTACCTCAACAGAGCCATcttcag GGGCCTGCTGACGGAGAAGGCGGCGCCGGTCATGAACATCATCCACAGCATCTTCAGCCTGATTCTCAAGTTCCGCGCCCAGCTCATCGCACAGCCCTGGTCCAGCCACCAGGGGGAGACGGTGCACCCCAGCTTCATCGCCATGCAGCAGTCCTACAACACCTTCAAGTACTACTCCCACTTCCTGTTCAAAG TGGTCACTAAACTGGTCAACAGGGGCTACCAGCCCCATCTGGAGGACTTCCTGCTCCGCATCAACTTCAACAATTACTACAAGGAGACCTGA